In Neodiprion pinetum isolate iyNeoPine1 chromosome 6, iyNeoPine1.2, whole genome shotgun sequence, one genomic interval encodes:
- the Y-y gene encoding yellow-y: MKMNSSLRVSLVLGMTMIFVGVANGWGSNLGHAALLERFSWNILDFAYPDELSRQLAIARGEYVPENALPVGIEIWKNKLFVTVPRWKDGIPATLNYVSLDANLGGSPKLTPYPNWAQNEAGNCGQGLTTVYRIHADKCDRLWVLDTGTIGIGNTTVQACPYTLNVFDLTTDKLIREYKLRPEDTNQNTFIANIAVDLGKGGCNDAYAYMSDELGYGLIVYSWSDHKSWRLTHSYFMPDPLTGDFNIGGLNFQWGEEGIFGMSLSPLGVDGYRTLFFHPLSSNREFAVSTRILRDEKLAEDSYHEFDVLPERGPLGHCTASVMDDTGLQFYNLIDRNAVGCWNSRLPYTPANQAIVAKHDEAIIFPADVKVHEGLLWFISDRMPNFLISKLNYRDVNFRIFTVGVEEAIAGTVCEDPSLKFSGNQIWWRR; the protein is encoded by the exons ATGAAGATGAACTCGTCGTTGCGAGTTTCCCTCGTCCTGGGAATGACGATGATTTTCGTCGGTGTGGCAAACGGCTGGGGTTCGAACCTCGGCCACGCTGCCCTCCTCGAACGATTCTCATGGAACATCCTGGACTTTGCATATCCTGACGAGCTCAGCAGACAGCTCGCAATAGCGAGGGGTGAATACGTTCCCGAAAACGCCCTTCCCGTAGGTATCGAGATATGGAAGAACAAGCTGTTCGTCACGGTGCCAAGGTGGAAAGACG GAATCCCCGCGACACTGAACTACGTATCTCTCGATGCGAACTTGGGTGGATCTCCAAAATTAACGCCGTACCCGAACTGGGCACAAAATGAAGCCGGCAATTGCGGACAAGGTCTGACGACAGTTTACAG AATCCACGCTGACAAATGCGACAGACTTTGGGTCCTGGACACGGGAACCATCGGGATCGGAAACACGACGGTCCAGGCGTGTCCCTACACTCTGAACGTCTTCGATCTGACGACCGACAAACTGATTAGAGAGTACAAGCTTCGACCAGAGGATACCAACCAG AACACGTTCATAGCAAACATCGCTGTGGACCTTGGAAAGGGTGGATGCAACGACGCCTACGCGTACATGTCGGATGAGCTGGGCTACGGTTTGATAGTGTACTCATGGAGCGATCACAAGTCCTGGCGACTGACCCACAGCTACTTCATGCCGGACCCGTTGACCGGGGACTTCAACATCGGAGGTCTGAACTTCCAGTGGGGAGAAGAGGGCATATTCGGGATGAGTCTCTCACCCCTGGGAGTCGACGGATATCGCACCTTGTTCTTCCACCCGCTTAGCAGCAACCGGGAATTCGCTGTCTCGACGCGGATCCTGAGGGACGAAAAGCTGGCCGAGGACAGTTACCACGAGTTCGATGTCCTGCCGGAGCGAGGACCGCTCGGACACTGCACGGCGTCGGTGATGGACGACACTGGACTCCAGTTCTACAACCTGATCGACCGCAACGCCGTCGGTTGTTGGAACTCTCGTCTACCTTACACCCCGGCGAATCAGGCGATAGTCGCCAAGCACGACGAGGCGATAATTTTCCCGGCTGACGTCAAG GTTCACGAAGGCCTCTTGTGGTTCATCTCTGACCGTATGCCGAACTTCCTTATCTCCAAGCTAAACTACCGAGACGTAAACTTCCGGATCTTTACGGTAGGAGTGGAGGAAGCGATCGCGGGAACGGTGTGCGAAGATCCGTCACTCAAGTTCTCGGGGAACCAGATATGGTGGAGACGCTGA